A DNA window from Pseudarthrobacter sp. W1I19 contains the following coding sequences:
- a CDS encoding ANTAR domain-containing protein — translation MGIELRLKRAHHQVGAGDGSSGSSRFHSGSAVPPTFGVLLDLRAHSDEASLQLLALAATSALSELAGCTLDCAVTLVRPRHAALTAGTTSGATFLAQSDQSRGDGPVSHALAGHLALMANSYSADPRWPSYWRPLGEAGYRSLLSVPLQLHADSPATLTLLAQQDNAFVPGVIVAAGAFSKLAAGSYLSAAELRAAQARAEQLEAALQGRTSIDVACGVIMGQNRCSYDDAFHILAQASSHRNVKARVIAETMLRELPGGLPTTHFKE, via the coding sequence GTGGGAATTGAGCTGCGCCTGAAGCGGGCGCACCATCAAGTTGGGGCCGGTGACGGGAGCAGCGGATCGTCGCGGTTCCACAGCGGGTCAGCGGTCCCGCCCACGTTCGGCGTTCTTTTGGACCTGCGTGCCCACAGTGACGAGGCCTCCCTTCAACTCCTCGCCCTGGCCGCAACATCAGCCCTGTCCGAGCTGGCCGGATGCACCTTGGACTGTGCCGTGACCCTGGTGCGCCCACGCCACGCGGCCTTGACGGCCGGCACCACCAGCGGCGCCACCTTCCTCGCACAATCCGATCAAAGCCGAGGGGACGGACCCGTGTCCCACGCCCTCGCCGGGCATCTCGCGCTCATGGCCAACAGCTACTCGGCTGATCCGCGGTGGCCTTCGTACTGGCGCCCTCTGGGCGAGGCCGGCTACAGGTCGCTCTTGTCCGTGCCGCTGCAGCTTCACGCGGACAGCCCGGCAACCCTGACGCTGCTGGCCCAGCAGGACAACGCCTTCGTTCCCGGTGTTATTGTTGCGGCCGGCGCCTTCAGCAAACTGGCAGCTGGCAGCTACCTGTCGGCAGCAGAGTTGCGGGCAGCACAGGCGAGGGCCGAACAACTCGAGGCGGCCCTGCAGGGCCGTACCTCCATCGACGTTGCCTGCGGAGTAATCATGGGACAAAACCGGTGCTCCTACGACGACGCTTTCCACATCCTTGCCCAAGCCTCAAGCCACCGGAACGTCAAAGCCCGCGTCATAGCGGAAACCATGCTGCGGGAACTGCCGGGCGGCCTGCCTACCACCCACTTCAAAGAATGA